TGGAAGGCGCGCCGGACAATCTGGTGCCGTGGTTCGAGGCGCCGAATCGCCGTCATGGCGGCACGCCCATCATTTGCGGCCATTGGTCGGCGCTGGGGGTGCATCTGGACGAGGATGTGCTGGCGATAGACTCCGGCTGTCTGTGGGGCGGAAGCCTGTCGGCGTTGCGTTTGGATGACAAGCAGCTTTTTTCTCTGCCTTGCCAGGCATACCGTGAAATCGCGCTTGCAACAGGCAGATAAATAAATCTTTAGCAAAGCTGGCATGTGGCAGGGCTTATTGTCATAATTGCCGCCTCCGCCAGCTTGTTACCTTAGCATGAGCTATTTGTCCATTGAGTTCGCCCTGGCTTTCGTCGGTTTTTTTGCCGTCTACTGGGGCTGCCGCCGCATGCCCAGCATGCAGAATCTTCTGCTCCTGCTGGCCAGCTATCTTTTTTACGCCAAGCTGGATTGGCGCTTCGCCTCCATTCTCGCCGCCTACACGCTGGCGCAGCATGCACTGAGCCGGCGGATGACGCAGTCCGGCCGACCCAAGCGCTGGCTGCAGGCCTCCTTGCTGCTGGCAGTGGGGAATCTGGCATTGTTCAAGTATTTCGACTTCTTTCGGGAAAGCGCGCAGGCCGGGCTCAACGCCCTGGGGGTGACGGCGCTGCTGCCGGCGCTGGACATCCTGATGCCGGTCGGCATTTCCTTCTATACCTTTCAGTCGGTCAGCTATTTCGTATCGGTATACCGCAAGGAGATCAAATCTGCGCCGTTGCCGCAGTTCGCGCTGTTCCTGGCATTCTTCCCCACCTTGCTGGCGGGGCCTATCTGCCGCGCCAATGACTTGCTGGAGCAGTTGCGGCGCCCGGCGCTGCGCCAAGTCGCGCATCTGGACCGCGCGCTGGGCCTGATCGCGCTGGCGTTGCTGAAGAAACTGTGGCTGGCAGGCTGGCTGGCCAGCGCCTGGGTGGACCCGGTATTCGCCGCGCCGGACACGTTCCATGCAATGGAAGTATGGGCGGCATTCTATGCCTACGCGCTGCAGATCTATCTGGATTTCTCCGGCTACACGGATCTGGTCACCGCGCTGGCGCTGCTGCTGGGCATCCAGCTGCCGCGCAATTTCGACGCGCCCTATCTGGCACTGAACCTGCGCGATTTCTGGCGGCGTTGGCATATCTCGCTATCCAGCTGGATTCGCGACTACGTGTATATCCCGCTGGGCGGCAACCGCAATGGCTTCGCTCGCGCCCAGGTCAACCTGCTGGCGGCGATGCTGCTGTCCGGCCTATGGCACGGCGCCAGCCTGAAATACCTGGTTTGGGGCGGGATGCATGGCGTGGGCGTGGTGGCGCTGAACATCGGCGACAAGCTATGGAAGCGCGACGCCGTCAGCCGCGCGTCGCCGTGGCTGTCCCGCTTGATCACGTTCCACTACGTCTGTCTGGCCTGGGTGTTTTTCCGAGCGCAGTCGCTGGACGAGGCGGTGGATTTCCTGAGGGCGATGTTCGATCCATCCGGCCAGGAGTTGACGCTGAACGCGCCGGGCCTGCTGCTGTTGCTGGCGGCGTGGCTGATGGCGTTGCCTTGGCTGTCCCGGCTGCCGGAGCGCTGCTTTGGCCGGTTGGCGGCACTGCCGTGGTGGGGCAAGCCGCTGCTGCTGAGCGTGGTGGCGCTGCTGGTGATCTCGCTGGCGCCGTCAGGCATTCCCGGCTTCATTTATTATCAATTCTGACGCAACGACTCTGAAAATGCTCGCCGCTTACCCGCACCGCCGCATACTCGTCATCTT
This genomic window from Chromobacterium phragmitis contains:
- a CDS encoding MBOAT family O-acyltransferase — its product is MSYLSIEFALAFVGFFAVYWGCRRMPSMQNLLLLLASYLFYAKLDWRFASILAAYTLAQHALSRRMTQSGRPKRWLQASLLLAVGNLALFKYFDFFRESAQAGLNALGVTALLPALDILMPVGISFYTFQSVSYFVSVYRKEIKSAPLPQFALFLAFFPTLLAGPICRANDLLEQLRRPALRQVAHLDRALGLIALALLKKLWLAGWLASAWVDPVFAAPDTFHAMEVWAAFYAYALQIYLDFSGYTDLVTALALLLGIQLPRNFDAPYLALNLRDFWRRWHISLSSWIRDYVYIPLGGNRNGFARAQVNLLAAMLLSGLWHGASLKYLVWGGMHGVGVVALNIGDKLWKRDAVSRASPWLSRLITFHYVCLAWVFFRAQSLDEAVDFLRAMFDPSGQELTLNAPGLLLLLAAWLMALPWLSRLPERCFGRLAALPWWGKPLLLSVVALLVISLAPSGIPGFIYYQF